A region of the Trichocoleus sp. genome:
TGCTGCCTGTGCCTTCTGTGGAAGAGTTGCTGTCACCAATTTTAACGGTAATTCCATTACAGTTTTTGGCGTATCACATTGCATCACGAAGAGGCTTAGATGTAGACCAGCCAAGGAACCTAGCCAAATCTGTTACAGTCGAATAGTGTAAATTAACTATTCTTCTTTCTGTTTACATCAAATAAAGTTGTACACTGGCAAATAAACTTATACACTGCTTGCTAATGTTGTACACTATTGAATAAAGTTGTACACTGAGTGTGCAGCTTTTTTATTGGGTAATCTACGACTTCCCATCTTTTGCCTGAAAGTGCCTATTGGATATGTGACGTGGATGTTGTAGGACGCCTTTAACGGAATATCAGGAGGCATCGTCGCTTATACCCCACTCAAGAAGAACTATTTGAAGAGTTTTCTTACCGTAGACCGGAAAGCAAGTTGGAACTGGTTGAAAATCGTTTGACTGTTGGCAATACGATCGTTGGCAGCCGATTATTGCTACGACGGATACTCCAGGGGTGGAAGGCAGATGCAGCGATCGCTCTTGCCTCAACTGAGATGTGGATTGAAGCATTGAAAATAGGCTTTAACTTATCTTGTTCTAATGAGGAAAGCGATGTTAGTGATCCACCTGACCTGATGTTTTTGACATCAAGGAGAATTAATGAGCTTCACTCCTGGTATCTCAATTGGCTAACGTGATTCTAAGGAACTTACGGTTTTATTAACACAGAGATTGTCAAATGGCTAAACGCAAGCGTGCGACTAACTCTACAACTATTGAGGATCGACTGAAAGAGGGACGTGGTCAGGGAAAAGGCAAAAACTACAATCCCTGGTTACATATTCAAGATGTTCCTTCAGACGGATTAGCCAGCCGAATTAAGGGCTGGAAAACAGGTAGAGATCATCATCTACTGAGCCAATTAGAATCCAGCTATTTCTATGTGTTGGATTGGTCGTCTGTTGTTCTGGACATCCGTGAGCAGTTTCCATTATTACCGCTAGAAGAAACTTTAGCAATTGCTGATCAACTTGGATTCGCGCATCCTTTAGATCCAAATACTAAAGAACCAATTGTAATGACTACTGACTTTCGAGTCACAGTTAAGCAAGGAACTAGAACTATTGAGCAAGTAAGAACTATTAAGTATGTCAAGGATTTGCAATCAGAGCGCAATTTGCAAAAG
Encoded here:
- a CDS encoding TnsA endonuclease N-terminal domain-containing protein codes for the protein MAKRKRATNSTTIEDRLKEGRGQGKGKNYNPWLHIQDVPSDGLASRIKGWKTGRDHHLLSQLESSYFYVLDWSSVVLDIREQFPLLPLEETLAIADQLGFAHPLDPNTKEPIVMTTDFRVTVKQGTRTIEQVRTIKYVKDLQSERNLQKLEIERCYWQKRGIDWGIVTEQDIPNTVVANIRWLHTYLHLTDVNQHLADVKSLTPNDVLRIFAVMTPMVFQFENTLAKIATTCDDRLGLSPGSSLSAARHLLANRFWRVDMHQPIHPNHKLMLLAAIPIETIQTGEELA